In Massilia antarctica, the following are encoded in one genomic region:
- a CDS encoding YcxB family protein, with amino-acid sequence MMQVTVDITKRDVFLVSLAMIPRLKGNWIFMGVLALAIFVLVLVTRTPDTLYSLGVAAVAALGGALGGGLSALTINVATMLFKLDAGNPMLGRHHYALTDTGLELRAGKQDSMLPWASIASVRRLSGYIVFRLNGNGVFLLPRRAFSSGEAFQAFWRQACALKGA; translated from the coding sequence ATGATGCAGGTGACGGTCGATATCACCAAACGCGATGTGTTCCTGGTTTCGCTGGCGATGATTCCGCGGCTCAAGGGCAACTGGATTTTCATGGGCGTGCTGGCGCTGGCGATCTTTGTGCTGGTGCTGGTGACGCGCACGCCGGACACCCTGTACTCGCTGGGCGTGGCGGCGGTGGCCGCGCTCGGGGGCGCCCTGGGCGGGGGGCTGTCGGCCCTGACGATCAATGTCGCGACCATGCTGTTCAAGCTCGATGCCGGCAACCCGATGCTGGGACGCCACCACTATGCGCTGACCGACACGGGGCTGGAGCTGCGCGCGGGCAAGCAGGACAGCATGCTGCCGTGGGCATCGATCGCCTCGGTGCGCCGGCTGTCGGGATATATCGTGTTCCGGCTGAACGGGAACGGCGTTTTCCTGCTGCCGCGCCGCGCCTTCAGCAGCGGCGAGGCGTTCCAGGCCTTCTGGCGGCAAGCCTGCGCACTCAAGGGCGCCTGA
- a CDS encoding putative bifunctional diguanylate cyclase/phosphodiesterase: MPPSSTPLDDLEEDHDDLVFLEEHPAAPAAVGANGVWRVMIIDDDEDVHSTTTFALGNLDMQQRPLEFVHAYSAGQAREMLKHEHDIAVILLDVVMEQDDAGLHLVRYIRETLKLADVRIILRTGQPGYAPEIDAIRDFDINDYKTKSELTRIKLFTTVTAAIRSYEQIRAISANRRGLDLVVRASTELMGLHGVQNFAAGVLAQIADILGVEPNGVLCVQECPDGRCRELHIIATAGAYRRLGTGKLTALEDAAVATAMERTLAQRRNIYEPDTVTLFFAGKSSRDFVAYLVPGRVLGEIDQRLLEVFCSNVAVGLDNVELVTHLHNAAFYDQLSKLPNRTRLVEILDATMAGPARNDATLSLVDLDHFAETNDALGHQFGDMLLVAVATRLQQRLGQQLTVARIGGDIFSVLGDAEAVNPVRILELFETPFSIDGQDVQLSATLGLVRLSEHDGSGADALKDADIALKRAKSQQRAGHFYFSRSMGVEIRERVRMMHALRTGFAKGELFVVYQPQIDLSARRPVGAEALLRWQTADGTYISPDRFIPIAEYSGLIIDIGEWVLRSACHELVRLREAGHRQFTMSVNVSQVQFRHPYFLDMLRSALEETGAPPEFVELEITESMAMEEPDLLIKMLAQIKHTGVSIAIDDFGTGFSSLSYLQRLQVDRLKIDRAFVTEITHSARGSSIAEMVIQLGRNLGLSVIAEGVEDERQADILQSLGCPLAQGFLFARPMATTALYEWLNDEALHGPA; this comes from the coding sequence ATGCCCCCATCGAGCACGCCCTTGGACGACCTTGAGGAAGACCACGACGATCTGGTATTTTTGGAGGAACATCCCGCCGCGCCGGCGGCCGTGGGTGCGAACGGCGTTTGGCGCGTAATGATCATCGACGATGACGAAGACGTGCACTCGACCACCACCTTCGCGCTCGGCAACCTGGACATGCAACAGCGGCCGCTCGAATTCGTGCACGCCTACTCGGCCGGCCAGGCGCGCGAAATGCTCAAGCACGAACACGACATCGCCGTCATCCTGCTCGACGTGGTGATGGAACAGGACGACGCCGGCCTGCACCTGGTGCGCTACATCCGCGAAACGCTCAAGCTGGCCGATGTGCGCATCATCCTGCGCACCGGGCAGCCGGGCTACGCGCCCGAAATCGACGCGATCCGCGATTTCGACATCAACGATTACAAGACCAAATCCGAACTGACCCGCATCAAGCTGTTTACGACAGTGACGGCGGCGATCCGCTCGTACGAACAAATCCGCGCGATCAGCGCCAACCGGCGCGGCCTGGACCTGGTGGTGCGCGCCAGCACCGAGCTGATGGGCCTGCACGGCGTGCAGAACTTCGCCGCCGGCGTGCTGGCCCAGATCGCCGACATCCTCGGCGTGGAGCCGAACGGCGTGCTGTGCGTGCAGGAATGCCCGGACGGGCGCTGCCGCGAACTGCACATCATCGCCACCGCCGGCGCCTACCGCCGGCTCGGCACCGGCAAGCTGACGGCGCTCGAGGATGCCGCCGTCGCCACGGCCATGGAGCGCACCCTGGCCCAGCGCCGCAATATCTACGAGCCGGACACCGTGACCCTGTTCTTCGCCGGGAAATCGAGCCGCGATTTCGTCGCCTATCTGGTGCCGGGCCGCGTGCTCGGCGAGATCGACCAGCGCCTGCTCGAAGTCTTTTGCAGCAATGTGGCCGTCGGCCTCGATAACGTCGAACTGGTGACGCATCTGCACAACGCCGCCTTCTACGATCAGTTGTCCAAGCTGCCCAACCGCACCCGCCTGGTCGAGATCCTCGACGCCACCATGGCCGGGCCGGCGCGCAACGACGCCACCCTGTCCCTGGTCGACCTCGACCACTTCGCCGAAACCAACGATGCGCTCGGCCACCAGTTCGGCGACATGCTGCTCGTTGCCGTGGCCACCCGCCTGCAGCAGCGCCTCGGCCAGCAGCTGACGGTGGCGCGCATTGGCGGCGACATTTTCAGCGTGCTGGGCGACGCCGAGGCGGTCAATCCGGTGCGCATCCTGGAACTGTTCGAGACGCCCTTCTCGATCGATGGCCAGGATGTGCAGCTGTCGGCCACCCTGGGCCTGGTGCGGCTGTCGGAACACGATGGCAGCGGCGCCGACGCGCTCAAGGATGCCGACATCGCCTTGAAGCGCGCCAAGAGCCAGCAGCGCGCCGGCCACTTCTATTTTTCGCGCAGCATGGGCGTGGAAATCCGCGAACGAGTGCGCATGATGCATGCGCTGCGCACCGGCTTCGCCAAGGGCGAGCTGTTCGTCGTCTACCAGCCGCAGATCGACCTGAGCGCGCGCCGCCCGGTGGGCGCCGAAGCGCTGCTGCGCTGGCAGACCGCCGACGGCACCTATATTTCGCCGGACCGCTTCATTCCCATCGCCGAGTATTCTGGCCTGATCATCGATATCGGCGAATGGGTGCTGCGCAGCGCCTGCCACGAACTGGTGCGCCTGCGCGAAGCGGGCCACCGCCAGTTCACGATGTCGGTCAACGTCTCGCAGGTGCAGTTCCGCCATCCCTACTTCCTCGACATGCTGCGCTCGGCCCTGGAAGAAACCGGGGCGCCGCCGGAATTTGTCGAACTCGAAATCACCGAATCGATGGCGATGGAAGAACCGGACCTGCTGATTAAAATGCTGGCCCAGATCAAGCACACCGGGGTGTCAATCGCGATCGACGATTTTGGGACCGGTTTTTCATCGCTCTCGTACTTGCAGCGGCTGCAGGTAGACCGGCTCAAGATCGACCGCGCCTTCGTCACCGAAATCACCCATTCGGCGCGCGGCAGCAGCATCGCGGAAATGGTCATCCAGCTCGGGCGCAATCTGGGCCTGTCGGTGATCGCCGAAGGGGTCGAGGATGAACGCCAGGCCGACATCTTGCAGTCGCTCGGCTGCCCGCTGGCGCAGGGCTTTTTGTTCGCCCGTCCGATGGCCACCACGGCGCTCTACGAATGGCTCAACGACGAAGCCCTGCACGGCCCTGCATGA
- the aroC gene encoding chorismate synthase: MSGNSFGKLFTVTTFGESHGPAIGCVIDGCPPGMVLSEADIQPDLDRRKPGTSRHVTQRQEADTVEILSGVYEGKTTGTPIMLIIRNQDQRSKDYGNIVESFRPGHADYTYWHKYGVRDPRGGGRSSARLTAPVVGAAAVAKKWLHEQYGTVFMGCMSQLGDIPVPFESWDHVPNNPFFAASGDADLIARMEAAMDALRRDGDSIGARIDVVARNVPVGLGQPIYDKLDADIAYAMMGINAVKGVEIGAGFRSVAQRGSEHGDELTLEGFVGNNAGGVLGGISTGQDITVSIAIKPTSSIRTPRRSIDKAGNPVMVETFGRHDPCVGIRATPIAEAMLALVLIDHALMHRAQCGDVRVDTPKIA; the protein is encoded by the coding sequence ATGTCCGGCAATTCTTTTGGCAAGCTGTTTACCGTTACAACGTTTGGCGAGTCGCATGGACCGGCCATCGGCTGCGTGATCGACGGCTGCCCGCCGGGCATGGTGTTGTCCGAAGCCGACATTCAGCCCGACCTCGACCGCCGCAAACCGGGCACCTCGCGCCACGTCACCCAGCGCCAGGAAGCCGACACGGTCGAGATCCTGTCGGGCGTGTACGAAGGCAAGACCACCGGCACGCCGATCATGCTGATCATCCGCAACCAGGACCAGCGCAGCAAGGATTACGGCAATATCGTCGAGAGCTTCCGGCCCGGTCACGCCGACTACACCTACTGGCACAAGTACGGCGTGCGCGACCCGCGCGGCGGCGGACGTTCCTCGGCGCGCCTGACCGCCCCCGTGGTGGGAGCGGCGGCGGTCGCCAAGAAATGGCTGCACGAGCAGTACGGCACCGTGTTCATGGGTTGCATGAGCCAATTGGGCGACATTCCCGTGCCGTTCGAGTCCTGGGACCACGTACCGAACAACCCGTTCTTTGCCGCCAGCGGCGACGCCGACCTGATCGCGCGCATGGAAGCGGCCATGGATGCGTTGCGGCGCGACGGCGACTCGATCGGCGCGCGCATCGACGTGGTGGCCAGGAACGTGCCGGTGGGCCTGGGCCAGCCCATCTACGACAAGCTCGATGCCGACATCGCCTACGCCATGATGGGCATTAACGCCGTCAAGGGCGTGGAAATCGGCGCCGGTTTCCGCTCGGTGGCCCAGCGCGGCTCGGAACACGGCGATGAGCTGACCCTGGAAGGCTTTGTCGGCAACAACGCCGGCGGCGTCCTGGGCGGCATTTCGACCGGCCAGGATATTACGGTGTCGATTGCGATCAAGCCGACGTCGTCGATCCGCACGCCGCGCCGCTCGATCGACAAGGCCGGCAATCCGGTGATGGTCGAAACCTTCGGCCGGCACGACCCCTGCGTGGGTATCCGCGCCACCCCGATTGCCGAAGCCATGCTGGCGCTGGTGCTGATCGACCACGCGCTGATGCACCGCGCCCAGTGCGGCGACGTGCGGGTCGATACGCCGAAAATTGCCTGA
- a CDS encoding MFS transporter: MPQPAPHVAPKLAPFSLFLFAYYAQVGAFAIYATLFFAARGMGAPQIGVLMSLIQVMRIVGPNVWGWLADHSGQRVRVLRLTSVGALLAFSGMFFAQTYFQFIAVMVVFNLFSSAQAPLAEALLLSALRGDTSNYGRVRMWGSVGFIVAVLAAGWLLDWLGVNALPSIAMFLLVCVGASGLLIVQAPALPHAEAAPGLWSVLRRREVIAFFVSAALMAGVHMSLNAFYSLYLEQAGYSKPVIGAMWALGVVAEVVFFYFQAPLLRRFGAQRVMMCAFAVAAVRFPLIGAAGQLLVVLALAQLLHAVTFAAHLSSSVMVMQRWFAGPLQARGQALYMSLAYGIGGTAGGLAMSLCWDRIGPPAVFYLAGALALGAAASAALSFRWQRAPAAG, from the coding sequence ATGCCGCAACCCGCGCCGCATGTGGCCCCGAAACTGGCGCCGTTTTCGCTGTTCCTGTTTGCGTATTACGCGCAGGTCGGCGCTTTCGCCATCTACGCGACCTTGTTCTTCGCCGCGCGCGGCATGGGCGCGCCCCAGATCGGCGTGCTGATGTCGCTGATCCAGGTCATGCGCATCGTCGGCCCCAACGTGTGGGGCTGGCTGGCCGACCACAGCGGCCAGCGCGTGCGCGTGCTGCGCCTGACCAGCGTCGGCGCGCTGCTCGCCTTCAGCGGCATGTTCTTCGCCCAGACCTATTTCCAGTTCATCGCCGTGATGGTTGTGTTCAACCTCTTTTCGAGCGCGCAGGCGCCGCTGGCCGAAGCGCTGCTGCTGTCGGCCCTGCGCGGCGATACAAGCAACTATGGGCGCGTGCGCATGTGGGGTTCGGTCGGCTTTATCGTGGCTGTGCTGGCCGCCGGCTGGCTGCTCGACTGGCTCGGCGTAAACGCCTTGCCGTCGATCGCGATGTTCCTGCTGGTGTGCGTGGGCGCGTCGGGCCTCCTGATCGTGCAGGCGCCCGCCTTGCCCCATGCGGAAGCGGCGCCGGGCTTGTGGAGCGTGCTGCGGCGGCGCGAGGTGATCGCGTTTTTCGTGTCGGCCGCGCTGATGGCGGGTGTGCACATGTCGCTCAATGCCTTCTATTCCTTGTATCTGGAGCAGGCTGGCTACAGCAAGCCGGTGATCGGCGCCATGTGGGCGCTGGGCGTGGTGGCCGAAGTGGTGTTCTTTTATTTCCAGGCGCCGCTGCTGCGCCGCTTCGGCGCGCAACGCGTGATGATGTGTGCGTTCGCGGTGGCCGCCGTGCGCTTTCCGCTGATCGGCGCGGCCGGCCAGCTGCTGGTGGTCCTGGCGCTGGCGCAGCTGCTGCACGCGGTGACCTTTGCCGCCCACCTTTCAAGCTCGGTGATGGTCATGCAGCGTTGGTTCGCCGGCCCGCTGCAGGCGCGCGGCCAGGCGCTGTACATGAGCCTTGCGTATGGCATCGGCGGGACTGCCGGGGGGCTGGCGATGTCGCTGTGCTGGGACCGCATCGGGCCGCCGGCCGTGTTTTATCTGGCCGGCGCGCTGGCGCTGGGCGCGGCCGCCAGCGCGGCGCTGTCGTTTCGCTGGCAGCGCGCGCCCGCGGCCGGGTAA
- a CDS encoding HDOD domain-containing protein: MIAGALLHPAPPGPASADATLNQLWERVRRRGDMPGFAKAISSILGAMRGEDEHQFSMTQTVLSDPVLTQKVLRLANSGMYSAFGQRINTVTKAVLVLGTEAIGHLALGLKLIEELTRASPDSAIAHVEMEKAVLAGMVAQQVAASATVRDSEEAVVCSMLHTLGRMMITFYMPERWTALQAVGGTGGEDAAAPPVLGLTMEEIGRAAAEHWGLPKNLINGMRRVEPAERGDSFTHEDWLAAVSTMSSQCASSLWNDDEAGAANVRALASSFSSMLGVEPDHLLSAIEKAKETAAADLSIAPLAKPAEKREADIATRRMRAEGNKVLLSGVSDMRDVATTANPGQMMSMALETVYQGLTFSRAVAFLRNRRENKYIAKMGLGNGVKDLIGGLAFDDTYSANVFHASLGSDRVIFVENAHDTKFAPKLPQWWKETLSSARSFVILPLSSNGQPVGFIYGDWDDSFPAIHLSQTEFALLNDLRALIVKTVVRRQQVEMAAAAAKPR; the protein is encoded by the coding sequence ATGATCGCCGGCGCCCTGCTCCATCCCGCCCCGCCCGGCCCGGCCAGCGCCGACGCCACCCTCAACCAGTTGTGGGAACGGGTGCGCCGGCGTGGCGACATGCCTGGCTTCGCCAAGGCCATCAGTTCCATTCTCGGCGCCATGCGCGGCGAGGACGAGCACCAGTTCAGCATGACGCAAACGGTGCTGTCGGACCCGGTCCTGACCCAGAAGGTGCTGCGTCTGGCCAACAGCGGCATGTATTCGGCCTTCGGCCAGCGCATCAACACTGTCACCAAGGCGGTGCTGGTACTGGGCACCGAAGCCATCGGCCACCTGGCGCTGGGCCTGAAACTGATCGAGGAATTGACGCGCGCCTCGCCCGATTCGGCCATCGCCCACGTGGAGATGGAAAAAGCGGTGCTGGCCGGGATGGTGGCGCAGCAGGTCGCCGCCAGCGCCACCGTGCGCGACTCCGAGGAAGCGGTGGTGTGCTCGATGCTGCACACGCTCGGACGCATGATGATCACCTTTTACATGCCCGAGCGCTGGACCGCGCTGCAGGCGGTCGGCGGCACCGGTGGCGAAGATGCCGCCGCCCCCCCGGTACTGGGCCTGACGATGGAAGAAATCGGGCGCGCCGCCGCCGAACACTGGGGCCTGCCGAAAAACCTGATCAACGGCATGCGCCGGGTCGAACCGGCCGAGCGTGGCGACTCGTTCACCCACGAAGACTGGCTGGCCGCGGTGTCGACCATGTCGTCGCAATGCGCCAGCTCCCTGTGGAACGACGACGAAGCGGGCGCCGCCAACGTGCGCGCGCTGGCCAGCAGTTTTTCGTCGATGCTGGGGGTCGAACCGGATCATCTGCTCAGCGCCATCGAGAAAGCCAAGGAAACGGCGGCGGCCGATCTGTCGATCGCGCCGCTGGCCAAGCCGGCCGAAAAGCGCGAAGCCGACATCGCCACGCGCCGCATGCGCGCCGAGGGCAACAAGGTGCTGCTCTCCGGCGTATCCGACATGCGCGACGTCGCCACCACGGCCAATCCGGGCCAGATGATGTCGATGGCGCTGGAAACGGTGTACCAGGGCCTGACTTTTTCGCGCGCCGTGGCCTTCTTGCGCAACCGCCGCGAAAACAAGTACATCGCCAAAATGGGACTGGGCAATGGCGTCAAGGACCTGATCGGCGGCCTCGCTTTCGACGATACGTACAGCGCCAACGTGTTCCATGCCTCGCTCGGCAGCGACCGCGTGATTTTCGTGGAAAACGCGCACGACACCAAGTTCGCGCCCAAGTTGCCGCAATGGTGGAAGGAGACCCTATCGAGCGCGCGCAGCTTCGTGATCCTGCCGCTGTCGTCGAACGGCCAGCCGGTCGGCTTCATTTACGGCGACTGGGACGACAGCTTCCCGGCGATCCACCTGAGCCAGACTGAATTTGCCCTGCTTAACGACCTGCGCGCGCTGATCGTCAAGACCGTGGTGCGCCGCCAGCAGGTGGAAATGGCCGCCGCGGCAGCCAAGCCGCGCTGA
- a CDS encoding putative bifunctional diguanylate cyclase/phosphodiesterase, whose product MRSSAPSVPHADPATELAQFLEAAGDIVFRLDAAGRIVSASECARTLFALQGAGATLVSLAPEADQAALGAALLDAGAEPARLDMRLRAGGKDIWFELRIGRPRHAGGAALLVVGRDISARRDTEDRLRHLATHDALTDLPNRLLLADRIRMVIAHARRSGQHFSVATIGLDGFKKVNDGLGHPVGDAVLRIAAARLRTTLRDSDTLARIGGDEFVAVLPGTCTEAQIKLVTGRLLATLQAPFEVDKHTIYIGASIGLALFPEHADDEVRLVALADTAMSRAKETGKARCLVYSPRTSGAPEHDISLEAAMFQAVREGEFLLYYQPIVDAPTRRIQGFETLMRWKHPTLGMVPPVRFIPIAETNGLINLLGAWALKAACVQLKQFEEVSKRPLYISVNISPRQFRNDKFLEVLDHALAFSGMNGSQLVLEITEGTLMIDPVHAESILVKMAERQARIAIDDFGTGYSSLAYLKRFPISVLKIDRAFVKDLPDSPKDGAICNAVLDLAKHLGLSVVAEGVETEAQLDYLDQRGCQYIQGYLTGKPMPAHAAMAALKEDLYASLMPIEPQAGIR is encoded by the coding sequence ATGCGCTCCAGTGCCCCATCAGTTCCCCACGCCGATCCGGCCACCGAGCTAGCCCAGTTCCTGGAAGCGGCCGGGGACATCGTGTTCCGGCTTGATGCGGCGGGCCGGATCGTCTCGGCCAGCGAATGCGCCCGCACCCTGTTCGCGCTGCAGGGCGCCGGCGCCACCCTGGTGTCGCTCGCGCCCGAAGCCGACCAGGCCGCGCTGGGCGCCGCATTGCTCGATGCCGGGGCCGAGCCGGCCCGCCTCGACATGCGCCTGCGCGCCGGCGGCAAGGATATCTGGTTCGAACTGAGGATCGGGCGCCCGCGCCACGCCGGCGGCGCGGCCCTGCTGGTGGTCGGGCGCGACATCTCGGCCCGGCGCGACACCGAGGACCGCCTGCGCCACCTGGCCACCCACGACGCCCTGACCGACCTGCCCAACCGCCTGCTGCTGGCGGACCGCATCCGCATGGTGATCGCCCACGCGCGCCGCTCGGGCCAGCATTTTTCGGTCGCCACCATCGGCCTCGATGGCTTCAAGAAGGTCAACGATGGCCTCGGCCACCCGGTCGGCGACGCCGTGCTGCGCATCGCCGCGGCGCGCCTGCGCACGACGCTGCGCGACAGCGACACCCTGGCGCGCATTGGCGGCGACGAGTTTGTCGCGGTCCTGCCGGGCACCTGCACCGAGGCCCAGATCAAGCTGGTCACCGGGCGCCTGCTGGCGACCCTGCAGGCGCCGTTCGAGGTCGACAAGCACACGATCTACATCGGCGCCTCGATCGGACTGGCCCTGTTCCCCGAGCACGCCGACGATGAAGTGCGGCTGGTCGCGCTGGCCGACACCGCCATGTCGCGCGCCAAGGAAACCGGCAAGGCGCGCTGCCTGGTCTACAGCCCGCGCACCAGCGGCGCGCCGGAACACGACATCTCGCTCGAAGCGGCCATGTTCCAGGCCGTGCGCGAAGGCGAGTTCTTGCTGTACTACCAGCCGATCGTCGACGCCCCCACGCGCCGCATCCAGGGCTTCGAAACCCTGATGCGCTGGAAGCACCCGACCCTGGGCATGGTGCCGCCGGTGCGCTTCATCCCCATCGCCGAGACCAATGGCCTGATCAATCTGCTGGGCGCCTGGGCCCTGAAAGCGGCCTGCGTGCAGCTCAAGCAGTTCGAGGAAGTGTCCAAGCGGCCGCTGTACATCTCGGTCAACATCAGCCCGCGCCAGTTTCGCAACGATAAATTCCTCGAGGTGCTGGACCATGCGCTTGCCTTTTCCGGCATGAACGGCAGCCAGCTGGTCCTCGAAATCACCGAAGGAACCCTGATGATCGATCCCGTGCACGCAGAATCCATCCTCGTCAAGATGGCCGAGCGACAGGCGCGCATCGCCATCGACGATTTCGGCACCGGCTATTCCTCGCTGGCGTACCTGAAACGCTTCCCGATCTCGGTGCTGAAAATCGACCGCGCCTTCGTCAAGGACTTGCCCGACTCTCCGAAGGATGGCGCGATCTGCAATGCGGTACTCGACCTGGCCAAGCACCTGGGCCTGTCGGTGGTGGCCGAAGGCGTGGAAACCGAGGCGCAGCTCGATTACCTCGACCAGCGCGGCTGCCAGTATATCCAGGGCTACCTGACCGGCAAACCCATGCCGGCCCACGCGGCCATGGCCGCCCTCAAGGAAGACCTGTACGCGTCCCTGATGCCGATCGAACCGCAGGCGGGGATACGATGA
- a CDS encoding isovaleryl-CoA dehydrogenase, with product MNPYDTHDIFNQAHAFENINLYGCDPALQEALAREGAAWAADALHTLGEQLGRAEVLDLARQANANKPVLHNFDRSGRRVDEVEFHPSWHQLMALMIGAGVHATPWEAARPGAQVARAAQYMLFGQVENGAQCPVTMTYASVPALRLAGAIGAKWLPKILSRRYDPRSLPIEQKNGALIGMGMTEKQGGTDVRANTTRATALDPLDARARFGEEGVDAWRIVGHKWFFSAPQSDAHLILAQTDDAGSAGLTCFFVPRYLPDGSRNAIRVQRLKDKLGNRSNASSEVEFCDAVGWPVGKVGRGIPTILEMGGHTRLDCVIGSAGIMRAALTHALHHARGRAAFGRKLAEQPLMQNVLADLALESEAATAFALRLARCFDNAADPAEALLGRILTPAGKYWLCKRGPAFGAEAMEVMGGNGYVEDGPLARLYREFPVNSIWEGSGNVMCLDLLRAFGKTPAARDALAAELALAGGANPAFDACAARLLADLDGAQGDEYGARRLAERIVIAVQAALLLRHAPLFVSEAFIASRVAVDVGGAFGRLPAGVDCAAILARALPV from the coding sequence ATGAACCCATACGATACCCACGACATTTTCAACCAGGCGCACGCATTTGAGAATATCAACCTGTACGGTTGCGACCCGGCGCTGCAGGAAGCGCTCGCGCGCGAAGGCGCGGCGTGGGCAGCGGACGCCCTGCACACGCTGGGTGAACAGCTCGGGCGCGCCGAGGTGCTCGACCTGGCGCGCCAGGCCAATGCGAACAAACCCGTATTGCATAATTTCGACCGCAGCGGGCGCAGGGTCGATGAAGTCGAGTTCCATCCATCCTGGCACCAACTGATGGCGCTGATGATCGGGGCCGGGGTGCACGCCACGCCCTGGGAAGCGGCGCGGCCCGGCGCCCAGGTGGCGCGCGCGGCCCAGTACATGCTGTTCGGGCAGGTGGAAAACGGCGCCCAGTGCCCGGTCACGATGACCTATGCCTCGGTGCCGGCGTTGCGCCTGGCCGGGGCCATCGGTGCCAAGTGGCTGCCCAAGATCCTGTCGCGCCGGTACGATCCGCGGTCGCTGCCGATCGAGCAAAAAAACGGCGCCCTGATCGGCATGGGCATGACGGAAAAGCAGGGCGGCACCGACGTGCGCGCCAACACCACGCGCGCCACCGCGCTCGACCCGCTCGATGCGCGCGCGCGTTTCGGGGAGGAGGGCGTGGACGCCTGGCGCATCGTCGGCCACAAATGGTTCTTTTCGGCGCCGCAGTCGGATGCCCACCTGATCCTGGCCCAGACCGACGACGCGGGCAGTGCCGGGCTGACGTGCTTTTTCGTGCCGCGCTACCTGCCCGACGGCAGCCGCAATGCGATCCGCGTGCAGCGCCTCAAGGATAAACTGGGCAACCGCTCGAACGCTTCCTCCGAGGTGGAGTTCTGCGACGCCGTCGGCTGGCCGGTGGGGAAGGTGGGGCGCGGCATTCCGACCATCCTGGAGATGGGCGGGCATACTCGGCTCGATTGCGTGATCGGCAGCGCCGGCATCATGCGCGCGGCGCTCACCCACGCCCTGCACCACGCGCGCGGACGCGCCGCCTTCGGACGCAAACTGGCCGAACAGCCGCTGATGCAAAACGTGCTGGCCGACCTGGCGCTCGAATCGGAGGCCGCCACCGCGTTCGCGCTGCGCCTGGCCCGCTGTTTCGACAACGCCGCCGATCCGGCCGAAGCGCTGCTGGGCCGCATCCTGACCCCGGCCGGCAAATACTGGCTGTGCAAGCGCGGACCGGCATTCGGCGCCGAAGCGATGGAAGTCATGGGCGGCAACGGTTATGTTGAAGATGGTCCGCTGGCGCGCCTGTACCGCGAATTTCCCGTCAATTCGATCTGGGAGGGTTCCGGCAACGTGATGTGCCTGGACCTGCTGCGCGCCTTCGGCAAGACGCCGGCGGCGCGCGACGCGCTGGCGGCGGAACTGGCGCTGGCCGGCGGCGCCAATCCGGCGTTCGATGCGTGCGCCGCGCGCCTGCTGGCCGACCTCGATGGCGCCCAGGGCGACGAATATGGCGCGCGCCGGCTGGCCGAGCGCATCGTGATCGCGGTGCAGGCCGCGCTGCTGCTGCGCCATGCGCCGCTGTTCGTGAGCGAGGCCTTCATCGCCTCGCGCGTGGCCGTCGACGTGGGCGGGGCCTTCGGGCGCCTGCCGGCCGGTGTCGATTGCGCTGCGATCCTGGCGCGCGCGCTGCCGGTCTGA
- the upp gene encoding uracil phosphoribosyltransferase, with amino-acid sequence MKQDPRFPNLFILNHPLIQHKLSHMRERDTSTRTFRELLKEITLLMGYEITRDLPLTTRQIETPLVTIDAPVIAGKKLAIVPILRAGIGMSDGLLELVPSARVGHVGVFRDPETHKPVEYLVRLPDTTDRIFILCDPMVATGNSAVHAIDVLKKRGVTDEQIIFLALVAAPEGVQVVQDTHPNVKLYVASLDSHLNEHAYIVPGLGDAGDRIFGTK; translated from the coding sequence ATGAAACAAGATCCGCGCTTTCCCAACCTGTTCATCCTCAACCACCCGCTGATCCAGCACAAGCTTAGTCACATGCGCGAACGCGACACGTCCACGCGCACGTTCCGCGAGCTGCTCAAGGAAATCACGCTGTTGATGGGTTACGAAATCACGCGCGACCTGCCGCTCACCACGCGCCAGATCGAAACCCCGCTGGTGACCATCGATGCTCCCGTCATCGCCGGTAAAAAACTGGCGATCGTGCCGATCCTGCGCGCCGGTATCGGCATGAGCGATGGCTTGCTGGAACTGGTGCCGTCGGCGCGCGTGGGCCATGTGGGCGTGTTCCGCGATCCGGAGACCCACAAGCCGGTCGAGTACCTGGTGCGCCTGCCCGACACTACCGACCGCATCTTCATCCTGTGCGACCCGATGGTCGCCACCGGCAATTCGGCGGTGCATGCGATCGACGTGCTGAAAAAGCGCGGCGTGACCGATGAACAGATCATCTTCCTGGCCCTGGTGGCGGCGCCCGAAGGCGTGCAGGTGGTGCAGGACACGCATCCGAACGTGAAGCTGTACGTGGCCTCGCTCGATTCGCACCTGAACGAACACGCCTATATCGTGCCGGGCCTGGGCGACGCGGGCGACCGCATCTTCGGCACCAAGTAA